TCGCCGCGTTCTCGCTGAGCTTCGACGACGCCCGGATGACGGCGGTGCCCCGGGTGCCGGGCCCCCGTAACCCACCCCACAGGCCCCGTAATTCACCACACAGAGCCCCGTAATTCACCCCACAGGGCCCCGTAATTCACCCCACAGGAAGTGACATGACCGTCGAGGAACTCAAGGCCGTGCTGGTGTCCATGGGAGTGGACGAAGCGCTGATCATCCCGGACGCCGTACGGGAGGAGGTGGGCCTCGACTCCCTGGGCATCGCCGAACTGGCCCTCGTCATGCATCAGGAGAAGGGCATCCCCGTCACCGAGGAGGAGCTGCACGGCGCCGTCACCGTCACCGACGTCGTCGCGCTGCTGGACCGCCTCGCGACGCGCGCGGGTGTCCATACGCCGGGCGGAACGGCACGGGACGGTTCCGTACCGGTGCGGGGCACGCACGCGCGTACCGCCGGGACCGGCGGTGCCGCGTGACGGAGTGGGGCGCCGCTGACGTCGCCATCACCGGTCTCGGCATGCTGACCCCCGCGGGCGACGGCGCCGAGGCGACCTGGGCACGGGTGGGCACGGGCACGCCGACCTCGGTGCTCGTTTCCGGCTTCGGCCCGGAGCTGGGCGGTGACGTGCGGCGCGGCGGCGGGCCGGAGGGCGGGTCGGACAGTGGGCCGGACGGCGGGCCCGTCTATCTCGCCTGCCCCGCACCCGAGTTCGACCCCGCGCGGCTGGGCCAGGCCCGCACCCGCAGGCCGGACCGTGCGGTGCAGCTCGCCCTGCTGGCCGCCGAGGAAGCCGTACGCGACGCGGGCTGGTGGCCGCAGGGCGCCCAGAGCGCCGAGCCGCCGGACTGGGGCGGTGCCCGGGTGGCCGTCGTCATGGGCTCGGGCGCGACGGGAGCCCACACCTACGAGGCGCAGCACCGCGTCCTGCTGGCGCGCGGCCCCTCCGCGATGTCGCCGTACGCCATGCCCAGTTCGCTCGGCAACTCCCTGGCCGCGCAGCTCGCCGTCGCGCTGCGCGCCGAGGGCACCAGCTTCACCGTCAACACCGCGTGCGCGGCGGGCGCGACGGCACTGGGAACCGCCATGGACCTGCTGTTGCTCGGCCGCTGCGACATCGCCGTCGCCGGTGGCGCCGACGCGGGGCTCACCCCCTTCCAGGTCGCCGGGTTCGACCGCATCAGGGCACTCTCGCGTCGCTACGACGAACCCGCCACCGCCTCCCGCCCCTTCGACGCCACGCGCGACGGCTTCGTCATCGGGGAGGGCGCGGGGGTGCTCGTCCTGGAGCGGATGGCGGACGCGGCAGCGCGCGGCGCACGGGTGCGCGCGCGGCTCGCGGGCTACGGCGCGGCCGGTGACGCGCACCATCCCGTCAAGCCCCGCCAGGACGGCGCCGGAATCCGCTCCGCCGTGAGCGAGGCCCTCGCCCGCGCGGGAGCGGACGCGAGGGACGTCGACTACGTCAACGCGCACGCCACCGGCACCCCCCTCGGCGACAGCGTCGAGGCGGCGGCCCTCGCCCGGCTGCTGCCGCACGAGCCGCCCGTCTCCTCCACGAAGGGCGTGACCGGCCATCTGCTGGGCGCCGCGGGGGCGGTGGAGGCGGCCCTCACCGTGCTCGCCGTCGAGTGCGGCGGCGTACCGCCGAACGCCAACCTCACCAAGCCCTCGCCCGAGTTCACGCTGAACCTGCCGACGGCGGCTCTCGACCACAAGTCGGGCCTGGCCCTCTCCGTCTCCGCGGGCTTCGGCGGACACAACGCGGCCCTCGCCCTGGCCCCCGCGTGACCGCCCGACGGAGACCGGGGCGGGGACCGGGGCCTGGACCAGGGCCTGAACCCACGAACTGACGGATAGAACGGATAGAACGGATAGAGAAGCACGCCATGACCGAAGCGCTCCCGCCTCCCCGGCCCGCCCCTTCGCTGACCGCGCCCCGGCCGCTGTCCGTACGCGACCGGCTGATCCTCGACCTCGCGCGGCGCGGCCCGGACAGCTCGCTGCACCTGGGCGGGCTGCTGCTGTTCGCGGGCCGCCCGCCCCGTACGGACGAGCTGGCAGCCCAGCTGGCAGCCCGGGTGCTGGCGGCGCCCGAACTCACGTACCGCCTCGTCGAAGGGGGATCCGGGGGGCGGCCCGACGGCAGTCGGCCCGGCCGCGGGCGGTCTGTCGGCAGGCGGCCCGTATGGGTGCCGGACGCCGCCTTCGACGTACGGCGGCACATTCACCGGGTCACCGTGCCCGGCAGCGTCCCGCGCGATCCCGACGCCACCTTGCGCGCCGTGCTCGACCAGCCGCTGGAGCGCGACCGTCCGCTGTGGGGCGTGTGGCTCGTGGAGCGGGAGGGGAGCCGGGGGGAGCGGGACGGCCGAGGTGAGCGGGGCGGTCCGGGTCAGGGTGGTCGAGGGGAGGGCTTCGCGCTCTGTTATCGCGCGCACCACGCCTTCCAGGACGGCCGCGCCGCCGTCGAGACGATGGAGCGCCTCTTCGGCCCGCCGCCCCACCAGCGCACCTCCCCCCTCGGCGCGCAACTCGCCACCGCACCCGCGCGCGGGGACTGGGGCCTGACCGTGCTGAAGGACCTGCTGCCCCCCGTACGGCCCACCGCGAGCTGGCCCGCGCTGACAGCTCTGACCGGCTCGACCGCACCCGGCACGGACGCCGGACGGACTGCGGGAAGGGGTACCGGACGGGTGGCCGTCACCGGATCGTGTGATCTGGCGCCGCTGCACGCCGTCTCGCGCGCCACCCGCGCCGGCATCACCCAGATCTGTCTGGCGGCCGTCACCGCCGCGCTGCGCGCCTGGCACCCGGACGCCTGGGCCGGCGACCCGGCCCTGAGCCTGCGCGCGACGTTCGCCATCAGCCTCCGTACGGCCGACGATCCGCTGCGGCTGCTGGGCAACCACGGCGGGGTGGCCACCGTGCCGCTTCCGTGCGGGGAGCCCTCGCCGATGCGCCAGCTCGCCCTCCTCCAGCGCGAGGTGACCCACGCCCGGCTCAGCGCGGTCGGCCGCCGGCACCGGGTGCTGTTCGACCGGTTGCCGTACTGGTGCGGGCGGATCGGGCTCAGCCGTGGTATCGACCCGCGCTATGTGCCGCTCACCCTCGCGGACGTACGGGCCCGGGCGCGGCTCACCTGGGCGGGGCAACCGCCGGTCGCGTTCTTCCCCGTCCCGGTCTCGGTGCCGGGCCAGCCGCTGTTCATCGCCTGGACGACCTACGGGGGACAACTGCACGCCACCTTCGTCGGGCACTCCGCCGTACCCGGTATCGAGGCGCTGCCCGCGCTGTGGAACGCGGGGCTGGCGGCACTGGCCGCCGGCGCGGAGTCGCTGCCCGCGGCCTCGCCCGCACCGGGGTCGGGGCCGGGCGTGGGGCCGGACGTGGGACCAGGCGTGGGGCCGGATGCGGGGCCGGATGCGGGGCCCGCCCCGGCCGAGGAAGGCGGCCCCGCCTCGCACTGACGTCCGGGTCCCCGCGTGCGAACCACGACACCCGGACCACGACACCCGGACCGCGACGTCCCGACCACGCCATCCGGACGACACCGTCCCGACCGCACCGTCCCGACCGCACCGTCCCGACCAATGCCCCTCCCGACTGGCCGAGTCCCGCCCCCCAGGACAGATTGGGACAGTGCGGGTGAACGAAGCGGATGCAGCAGCCGAGCGGCGCAGGAACAGGCTGCGCCGCTACGCGCGGCTGCTGCCCGCGGTCCTCGTCCTTGTGGGCGTCGTCCTCGAACTGGTCACTCCACGGGACGCGACGTTCTCCGCACCGTTCGTGGCGGCGCCCCTGGCCGCCGCCGCGCTGCTCGGTCTGTGGGGAACGATCACCACCAGTTTCCTCAGCTTGGTCTTCCTCGCTGGTTTCCTCCTGTTCCGCGACTCGACGATCGGGAGCCTGGAGACCCAGACCAGGATCGCCACCGGGGCGACCGTCGCCGTGCTGGCCATCGGCGTCAATCTGCTGCTGCGCCGCAGCAGCGACCGGCTCGCCTCGGCACGCACCATCGCCGAGGCCGTCCAGATCGCCGTCCTGCCCTCCCCGCCCGCCAGCCTCTCCGGGCTCGCCCTCGCGGTCCGCTACCGCGCCGCACAGGCCAACACCCGCGTCGGCGGCGACTTCTACGCGGCCGAGGAGACCCCCCACGGAGTGCGGCTGCTCATCGGCGACGTACGCGGCAAGGGGCTGGGTGCCGTGGAGGCCGTGGTCATCGTCGTGGGCGCCTTCCGGGAGGCGGCCGAGCAGGAGGCGAACCTGGGCGGGGTCGCCGCCCGGCTGGACCGCGCCCTCCAGCGGGAGGGCCGAAGACAGCTGGGCACCGCGCAGTACGAGGGCTTCACCACCGCCGCGCTGGTCGAGATCCCCTGGGACGAACACGGGAACACGGCCGGCTCGCACGTCATACGGATCGTCAACCGGGGCCATCCAGGGCCACTGTTGATCAACCGAGGGAGAGCCACCCTCCTGGAGCCGTCCGTCCCCGCCCTCCCGCTCGGCCTGACCGAGCTGGGCGTGTGGCCCGACCACACCGACGAGTTCCCCTTTCCGCCCGGCTCCCATCTCCTCCTCTACACCGACGGACTGTCGGAGGCGCGGAACGCGAAGGGCGACTTCTACGACCCGGTCAAGCGGCTGGCGCACAGCTTCTTCGCCCATCCCGGGGAGCTGTTGGAGACGGTCCTCGCGGATGTCGAGTCCCACACGGGAGGGGTGTCGGCCGATGACATGGCCCTGCTCGCCGTCGCCCACCAGAAGTCGACACACGTCACGCTACGCAGCGATACGGACTAATTCGGGTGACGGAGCGTCCCAATTGATCCTGTGTTGCCCGAAAAGCGTCGGCCGCTGTGACTACTAATTAACGGGAACAGCTTGGAATCAACGGCTCGCTTCTATTAACGTCCGATAACGCAGCGCGGTTGTCACTGTCGTCACGAGAGACGGCACCGTGCGCCGTCGCCGAATCCCGCAAGCGGGGCACCACGAGGCACAGTTCGCCAGCGCGAGTCACAACTCGACAGCGCGAGCCGCGACTCGACAAGCAGCACCGCAGCGTGGGAACCGGGGAACCACCCCTTCTCGTCCGCACAGGACGCGAAGGATGGGGTGAATCGGACGGCCTTGCGCCCCGGCGCGAGGACGCCCGTAGGAGACCTTCCTGCTCCGAACCCGTCAGCTAACCCGGTAGGCGAGAAGGAAGGAAAGGAGAGCGCCCCCGTGGCGTCCAGGTCACAGAGGCATGCCCCCGAGGTCTCGTACGACCCGTACCTCGACGACGGCCCCCCGTCCGCTCCGTACGACGCGTACGGACCGTATGACGTGCACGGACCGTATGACGCGTACGAGACGGCCGGCGCGTACGAGACGGCCGGCGCGTACGGCACCCCCGGTACGTACGGCACTTCCGGTGCGTACGGCACCTCTGCTACGTACGCAGCCGCCCAGCGGGCAGGTGTGGGTGCGGGTGCCGGGGCCGGTGTCCACGAGCCTTACGGCGTACGGGAGTCGGCGGACCTGCGCCAGACGATCGGTATGCGCGAGACGCTCGGGGCGCGCGAGCCGGTCGGCGTGCGCGAGCCGCTCAGCATGCGCGAGACGGCCGGTGCGCCGGAGGCCTATGGTCCGCATGAGGCCTACGGCCCGCGTGACAAGGCCGGAAACGGGACCGCGACCTGGACCGGAAACGGGCCCGGGGCCGGGACCGGGACCGGCGACGAGGCCTGGGAGGAGTGGAATCCCACCGAGGAGTCCCTCCGTCCGCTGCGCGGCCGGCACCGCGTGGGCAAGCAGCGCTCCGGCGGTGTGGCCCGCAGTGGCGCGGTTCTCGGCGTCGGCATGATCGCCGCCGTCGGCGCGGGCGGCATGGCTACGGCCCAGGACAAGGACCCCGCCGCCATCTCCATGCCGGATGTGTCGTCGGCGACGGGAGCCGTGAAGAACCTCCCCGAGCACCTGCCCGACGCCAAGCAACTCCCCGGCGTCGGCGACCTCATATCCGACGGCGACTCCGACGGCACCGACCCGGTGGCTGCCGCCGCCGCGCACGCGCCCCTCACCCAGGCCGGCCTCTCCGCGGACGAGGCAGCCGAGGGCAAGACCGACGCGGGCGAGGCCCTGCGCGTCCGCATCCTCGCGCAGGCCGAACAGCAGCAGTCCGAAGCCGACGCCACCGCCCGCCAGGAGGCCGCGCAACAGGCCGCCGAGAAGGCAGCCGCGGCAGCCAAGAAGCAGGTGGCGGCCGACAAGAAGGCAGCGGCCGAGCGCAAGCGCGAGGCCGCCGAGGAGAAGAAGCGGAAGGCGGCGGCCGAGCGCCGCGCCAAGCTCGCCCGCGAGTACACAGCGCCCCTCGCCTCCTTCCAGCTCAGCGCCGGCTTCGGCCAGGCGGGCGGCATGTGGCAGAGCGACCACACGGGCCAGGACTTCGCGGCCCCGAACGGCACCCCCGTCAAGGCCATCCACTCCGGCACCATCAAGGAAGCCGGCTGGGCGGGCTCGTACGGCTACCGGATCGTGCTGAAGCTGAACGACGGCACCGAGCTGTGGTTCTGCCACCTCTCGTCGATGACCAAGTCCGCGGGCGACAAGGTCGGCACCGGCGATGTCATCGGCAGAGTCGGCTCCACCGGCAACTCCTCGGGCCCGCACCTGCACGTCGAGGTGCGCCCCGGCGGCGGCGACCCGGTCGCCCCGCTGCCGTGGCTGCGCGACAAGGGCGTGAACGTGTGAGACGGCCGGACGCCGACTCCTGCTGACCCCGACTTCCGCCGACCCCGACTTCTGCTGAGGGCCCGTCCGCCTCCGTCCACGGACCGTGACTTTCCACGGATCGTGAGCGTCCACGGATCGTGACGGTGCCCGCCCACAAACCCACGCCGCCGCCTCGCACCGCCAGCTGAGGCGCCGCACCGCACCTGAGCCGCCCAGCCGGCAGGAGGGGAGGAGGCGGCGGCGCTCGGGCCCCGAAGCGCCGGCGCGGGCGGTGGCGGCGCGGGCGGTGGCGGCGCTGGTGGCGGTGGCGGTGGCGGTTACGAGCCTCGGCACTCCAGACCCCGGCGGTCCCGGTGAACACCCCCCGACACCGGGACCGCCGGCCTCACTCCCGAGGGGCTCCCGCCCCGGGCGGCGGTGCTTCCGGTACGGCGTGCGCCGTCGCGTTACGGTCGCAAGCATGCAGATGAACGCCGACTTGAAGATCGGACAGCTCTCCGTCTCGCCGCTCGCGCTCGGCGGGAACGTCTTCGGCTGGACCGCCGACCGGCCCACTTCCTTCGCCGTCCTCGACACCTACACCGAGGGCGGCGGCAACCTCATCGACACCGCCGACGCCTACACCGCCTGGGTCGAGGGCAATTCGGGCGGCGAATCCGAGACCGTCATCGGCGAGTGGCTCGCCTCCCGCGGCTCCTCCGTACGCGAGAACGTCGTCATCGCCACCAAGGCCGGCCGCCACCCCGACCACATGGGCCTCGCGCCGGCCACTCTCAAGGCCGCCGCGGAGGACTCGCTGCGCCGCCTGGGCACCGACCACATCGACCTCTACTACACCCACTTCGACGACGAGTCCGTCGAGGTCTCCGAGATCGTCACCGCGCTGGACGACCTCGTCAAGGAGGGCAAGGTCCGCGAGATCGCCGCCTCCAACATCTCCCCCGCCCGCCTGCGGGCCTCCCTCGACTTCAGCGACTCCGCGGGGACCGCGCGCTACGTCGCGCTCCAGCCGCACTACAACCTCGTCTCGCGCGACACCTACGAGGGCGAGCTGGAAGAGCTGGCCCGGCGCGAATCCCTGGCCGTCCTGCCGTACTTCGCGCTGGCGGCCGGCTTCCTCACCGGAAAGTACCGCCCCGGCCAGCAGGTGCCGGAGGGCGCCCGCGCGGGCAGGGCCGCGCAGCACCTCGCCACGGACCGGGGCCAGCGCGTCCTGGCGGCCCTCTCCACCGTCGCCTCGGCCCACCAGGTGCCCGAGGCGACCGTCGCCCTGGCCTGGCTCGCCTCCCGCCCCACGGTCACGGCCCCGATCGCCAGCGCCCGCACCACCGAACAGCTGCCGACCCTGATGGCGATGAGCGACCTACGCCTGACGGACGACGAACTCCGCCTGCTGACAGACGCGTCGGCGTAAGCGGTCCGGCGAGGCCCCTCTTCCCCGGGCCGGGGCCCTTCCCAGGCCCCAGGCCCGGGGAAGGCCCCTGGCCCAGGGGGAGGCTCCCCGGCCCAGGGGAGGGCGGCGGCCCAGGGAAGGCCCCCGGCTCAGGGAAGAGAGGCGACCCCAGGGAAGGCCCCGGCTCAGGGAAGGGCGGCGGCCTCATGGAGAAGCAGGGCCGAAGAGGGCCAGAGGCACGGCCGGTCCGGTGCCGGAGGCACGAGATCGGTCCGGCGCCGGAGGCACGAGGCCGGTCGAGGCGCCTCTCACCCCTGCGGCAACTGCCCGTACACATGGTCGACGCTGAGCCGCACGACCAGCCGCCGGTCGGCCACCATCGAGGCGCGGTACTCGTCCCAGTCCGGGTGCTCGCCCCGAATGGCGCGGTAGACCTCGATCAGCTCCTCGACCGTGGCGTCGTGCGGATCCTCAGCGACGGGCGTCAGCTCCGCGACCCCGTCCACCACGGTCCACGTCCACCCGTCCGCGCTCGTCACATGAAAGCTCGCCCGAGGATCCCGAGCCAGATTGCGCGCCTTGGCCCGCCCGTCGGTGATGGAGACCCGCAACACCCGACTGCCGGGATCCCAGGCGTAGTTCACATTGGAGAGCTGAGCCCTCCCACCCCGCCGCAACGTCACCAGCACCCCCCGATCATGCTCCCCGACCACCCGCAGCAACGCTTCCTGAGCAGCCGCCCCCACCTGACCTCCACCCATAACGGACCCTCCAGCTCGCAACGACGGCCCGGGACGAAGCCTCACCCCAAGCCCCTGAGCCCCCAATAGTCCCGGACATCCCGCCCTGAGGGCAGACTCGCGGGACCTGACGTCACCCCGCGGTTGAGGGGAATGTGGCAGTCAGCCACCGCAAGACGAGGGCTGGGGTGGAAAAGCCCCGGCTCCGCAACAGGTCTGCGATGTCTTTGCCGCACATCATGATGACCGGATGCTCGTCCTCTCTGACCTCTTTGTATGCTTGTGTATTGAAGTGTGAGGTGGTGACAAAGACACCGAATTGGCGATGCCGCAGACGTGAGATGAGACGCGCTGTATCGCGTACCCCTACAGACGTGTTGTGTCCGTAGCACTTGGCCTCAAGAGCGAAGTGAACGGCGACTGGATCAGCGTGAGGGCCAAGCATGTAGAGGCCGGTGGCATCCCGTCCCCCGTCCCGGCTCGGACGAGTGACCTCGCAGTCCCCCGTATTGGGAGCCTGCATCTTCCACAGTTCGACAGCACAGGCCTCAAACCCATGCGGATCACCATTGAAGTAGTCAGTGATAGCGGAAATGAGATCTTTTCCCGCCGAATCCGGGGTCTGCTCGGCACGGGTGCGGGTGTGCAGGGTCGTCGGCGCTGTCAGCCGATTGTAGGTGCGGCCCTGCACCCAGGAGAGCCAGCTCTCTGGTACCGACGGTCCGGTACTGCTCTCGCCGAGAATCTCATCGATCCATGCGCGGTGAATCACAGGTTCGTTGAGCACAGTGAAACGTGCACGGTAGTTTTGGAAACGGCTGCTGCCTGAGCTGCGCCAGATGGCTGCCAACTCGTCATCTGCAGGCAGGGACTCGGCTCCTGGGGCGAGGAGCCCGCGGAAGATGACGTCCCTGCCCGACGTTCCTCTCTCGAAGAGGAAGAACGGCGGAATGCTGGCCCGGTCATCCGCGGATCCATGGGCGAGTTCGAAGACGTCCCGGAGCAGGATGTTCCCGCCCCGCTGTGATCTGTGAAGCCCCTGTCCAGGCTGCTTGTTGTCCCCGTAATACGTGAACAGTCCGGTCTGTATGTCGAGAACGTCCGGCCAGTCTGGGTCAGCACCTGTCGTGTAGAGGGCGACGAGCTTGACCGACTGCTTCCGCGGAGAACCCTTGAAGCGGAACCCGCCTTGGTTCCCCACTGGCAGCAGCTTGCAGATTGCGTCGTCCGCGGTGTTCCCGGCACTCCCACCCTTGTACACCGTATCGACGATCAGATCTGAACTAGAAAGACCGGAGAACGGTACGATGTGGCCACTTCGCTGCGACATGTGAGCACTCTAGAGGTGATTACTTAGGGTGCTGTAATTGTCCAGTACCGGTACGCTCCGTGATTGAAGGGTGGGACCCGGGCGCATGAGGGGCCTGAGTCAAGCCATATTGTGTGAGTGTCCCGGGCGCTCATGGGGCGGTGGAGGCGCGCCGGTGGGATGAGGAAGACTGAGGCAAGTGCGTTGTCAGTGGGGTCTGACACGCTGTGGGGCAGAGGTTCAGCAGTGTCCGCCAGGGCGCAGCGAGAAGGAGGGCGGATGGGCCGGGTTGAGCAACGGGGGTTCACCTCAGTTGAGATCTGTGCCGGAGCGGGTGGACAGGCCCTTGGTCTGCATAACGCGGGCTTTCGGCACCATGCCCTAGTAGAGCTGGACGATCACGCTGTCGCCACTCTTCAGAAGAACGTCGGCAGCCACCACGAATGGAAAGGCTGCTCGATCATCAAGGAAGACTTGAACAAGTTTGATCCTTGTGTTCTTGGGCTGGATGAGGGCTCTCTGGATCTTCTTGCTGGCGGAGTCCCTTGTCCGCCATTCTCGTCTGCGGGAAAACAGCTCGGAGAGAATGATGACCGAGATCTGTTTCCCGAAATGCTAAGGCTTGTAAAAAAGCTTCAGCCGAAAGCCGTAATGATCGAGAACGTGCGCGGCCTGCTTCAGCCTGAGCATAAATTTCTTGACTACCGGACGAGGTTTATCAAAGACCTGGAGAGGGCGGGCTACGATTTTTGCGGCTGGGAGGTGATCGAGGCGTGCCATTATGGTGTTCCGCAGCTGCGTCCCCGTGCCATCCTCGTCGCGATGAAGCCGGAATTTTCGGGCTATTTCACCTGGCCAGAACCCCGCAAAGATGACCTCGTTACTGTCGGCACGGCCCTGGCTGCGTCCATGCGTGCACGCTTCGGGCAGACCCCCCAGGGGAAGGCTGCTTTCAAACGTTGGTACGAGCTGGCTGAAAATGACATTGCTCCCACGTTGGTTGGCGGCTCTAAGAAGCACGGGGGGGCGGATCTCGGGCCGACACGCGCAAAACGCGCCTGGCTCAAGCTCGGGGTTGACGCTATGGGCGTGGCGAACGAGCCAGAGGAAATGAAAGATCCTGATCGCGATCTCTACGCCGTCGGAGCCGAGGGGGAGCCGCTC
This sequence is a window from Streptomyces sp. NBC_01775. Protein-coding genes within it:
- a CDS encoding PPOX class F420-dependent oxidoreductase, whose product is MGGGQVGAAAQEALLRVVGEHDRGVLVTLRRGGRAQLSNVNYAWDPGSRVLRVSITDGRAKARNLARDPRASFHVTSADGWTWTVVDGVAELTPVAEDPHDATVEELIEVYRAIRGEHPDWDEYRASMVADRRLVVRLSVDHVYGQLPQG
- a CDS encoding wax ester/triacylglycerol synthase domain-containing protein codes for the protein MTEALPPPRPAPSLTAPRPLSVRDRLILDLARRGPDSSLHLGGLLLFAGRPPRTDELAAQLAARVLAAPELTYRLVEGGSGGRPDGSRPGRGRSVGRRPVWVPDAAFDVRRHIHRVTVPGSVPRDPDATLRAVLDQPLERDRPLWGVWLVEREGSRGERDGRGERGGPGQGGRGEGFALCYRAHHAFQDGRAAVETMERLFGPPPHQRTSPLGAQLATAPARGDWGLTVLKDLLPPVRPTASWPALTALTGSTAPGTDAGRTAGRGTGRVAVTGSCDLAPLHAVSRATRAGITQICLAAVTAALRAWHPDAWAGDPALSLRATFAISLRTADDPLRLLGNHGGVATVPLPCGEPSPMRQLALLQREVTHARLSAVGRRHRVLFDRLPYWCGRIGLSRGIDPRYVPLTLADVRARARLTWAGQPPVAFFPVPVSVPGQPLFIAWTTYGGQLHATFVGHSAVPGIEALPALWNAGLAALAAGAESLPAASPAPGSGPGVGPDVGPGVGPDAGPDAGPAPAEEGGPASH
- a CDS encoding PP2C family protein-serine/threonine phosphatase; this encodes MNEADAAAERRRNRLRRYARLLPAVLVLVGVVLELVTPRDATFSAPFVAAPLAAAALLGLWGTITTSFLSLVFLAGFLLFRDSTIGSLETQTRIATGATVAVLAIGVNLLLRRSSDRLASARTIAEAVQIAVLPSPPASLSGLALAVRYRAAQANTRVGGDFYAAEETPHGVRLLIGDVRGKGLGAVEAVVIVVGAFREAAEQEANLGGVAARLDRALQREGRRQLGTAQYEGFTTAALVEIPWDEHGNTAGSHVIRIVNRGHPGPLLINRGRATLLEPSVPALPLGLTELGVWPDHTDEFPFPPGSHLLLYTDGLSEARNAKGDFYDPVKRLAHSFFAHPGELLETVLADVESHTGGVSADDMALLAVAHQKSTHVTLRSDTD
- a CDS encoding restriction endonuclease yields the protein MSQRSGHIVPFSGLSSSDLIVDTVYKGGSAGNTADDAICKLLPVGNQGGFRFKGSPRKQSVKLVALYTTGADPDWPDVLDIQTGLFTYYGDNKQPGQGLHRSQRGGNILLRDVFELAHGSADDRASIPPFFLFERGTSGRDVIFRGLLAPGAESLPADDELAAIWRSSGSSRFQNYRARFTVLNEPVIHRAWIDEILGESSTGPSVPESWLSWVQGRTYNRLTAPTTLHTRTRAEQTPDSAGKDLISAITDYFNGDPHGFEACAVELWKMQAPNTGDCEVTRPSRDGGRDATGLYMLGPHADPVAVHFALEAKCYGHNTSVGVRDTARLISRLRHRQFGVFVTTSHFNTQAYKEVREDEHPVIMMCGKDIADLLRSRGFSTPALVLRWLTATFPSTAG
- a CDS encoding acyl carrier protein, which produces MTVEELKAVLVSMGVDEALIIPDAVREEVGLDSLGIAELALVMHQEKGIPVTEEELHGAVTVTDVVALLDRLATRAGVHTPGGTARDGSVPVRGTHARTAGTGGAA
- a CDS encoding beta-ketoacyl-[acyl-carrier-protein] synthase family protein, with protein sequence MTEWGAADVAITGLGMLTPAGDGAEATWARVGTGTPTSVLVSGFGPELGGDVRRGGGPEGGSDSGPDGGPVYLACPAPEFDPARLGQARTRRPDRAVQLALLAAEEAVRDAGWWPQGAQSAEPPDWGGARVAVVMGSGATGAHTYEAQHRVLLARGPSAMSPYAMPSSLGNSLAAQLAVALRAEGTSFTVNTACAAGATALGTAMDLLLLGRCDIAVAGGADAGLTPFQVAGFDRIRALSRRYDEPATASRPFDATRDGFVIGEGAGVLVLERMADAAARGARVRARLAGYGAAGDAHHPVKPRQDGAGIRSAVSEALARAGADARDVDYVNAHATGTPLGDSVEAAALARLLPHEPPVSSTKGVTGHLLGAAGAVEAALTVLAVECGGVPPNANLTKPSPEFTLNLPTAALDHKSGLALSVSAGFGGHNAALALAPA
- a CDS encoding aldo/keto reductase, with translation MQMNADLKIGQLSVSPLALGGNVFGWTADRPTSFAVLDTYTEGGGNLIDTADAYTAWVEGNSGGESETVIGEWLASRGSSVRENVVIATKAGRHPDHMGLAPATLKAAAEDSLRRLGTDHIDLYYTHFDDESVEVSEIVTALDDLVKEGKVREIAASNISPARLRASLDFSDSAGTARYVALQPHYNLVSRDTYEGELEELARRESLAVLPYFALAAGFLTGKYRPGQQVPEGARAGRAAQHLATDRGQRVLAALSTVASAHQVPEATVALAWLASRPTVTAPIASARTTEQLPTLMAMSDLRLTDDELRLLTDASA
- a CDS encoding M23 family metallopeptidase, with the protein product MRETAGAPEAYGPHEAYGPRDKAGNGTATWTGNGPGAGTGTGDEAWEEWNPTEESLRPLRGRHRVGKQRSGGVARSGAVLGVGMIAAVGAGGMATAQDKDPAAISMPDVSSATGAVKNLPEHLPDAKQLPGVGDLISDGDSDGTDPVAAAAAHAPLTQAGLSADEAAEGKTDAGEALRVRILAQAEQQQSEADATARQEAAQQAAEKAAAAAKKQVAADKKAAAERKREAAEEKKRKAAAERRAKLAREYTAPLASFQLSAGFGQAGGMWQSDHTGQDFAAPNGTPVKAIHSGTIKEAGWAGSYGYRIVLKLNDGTELWFCHLSSMTKSAGDKVGTGDVIGRVGSTGNSSGPHLHVEVRPGGGDPVAPLPWLRDKGVNV
- a CDS encoding DNA cytosine methyltransferase, with amino-acid sequence MGRVEQRGFTSVEICAGAGGQALGLHNAGFRHHALVELDDHAVATLQKNVGSHHEWKGCSIIKEDLNKFDPCVLGLDEGSLDLLAGGVPCPPFSSAGKQLGENDDRDLFPEMLRLVKKLQPKAVMIENVRGLLQPEHKFLDYRTRFIKDLERAGYDFCGWEVIEACHYGVPQLRPRAILVAMKPEFSGYFTWPEPRKDDLVTVGTALAASMRARFGQTPQGKAAFKRWYELAENDIAPTLVGGSKKHGGADLGPTRAKRAWLKLGVDAMGVANEPEEMKDPDRDLYAVGAEGEPLGPKLTVTQAAIIQGFPAHWEFAGRKTAAYRQVGNAFPPPVAQAVGERIADALKAGLEVLPKGTRSAGEEEEDSLFPLPAVSLPATRSEFTDSVSNLQGASTR